The following proteins come from a genomic window of Larimichthys crocea isolate SSNF chromosome III, L_crocea_2.0, whole genome shotgun sequence:
- the sema4ga gene encoding semaphorin-4G — MRRSAEMQGARSSALRLLLLICCVCATAGYPFKTPLDLDVIPRVTVLSNGLQGCRRFQSSAVNYSTMLLEADSERLYVGARGAVFALNASDISASSAPTIEWEASSEQKRQCLLKGKDNKTECFNHIRFLQRFNSTHLYMCGTHAFRPLCAYIDEERFVMSSQPEEGRDKCPYGPTTGYTALIIDQQMYTASQYEFRSFPDIRRNSPSPTLKTEDAPTRWLNEADFVGSALVRESLGSSTGDDDKIYFFFTERSQEQTTTYSHSRVARVARVCKGDRGGHLTLQKRWTSFLKARLTCSLPEYDFHFNMLRSMFVMPGNTPQDTLFYGIFGLEWKNVKASAVCRFSLSEVQEAFQGPYMENQDSGSKWKEYTGKIPDPRPGTCITDALRARDMNVSTSLPDDVLDFVRRHPLMSQQIQPSDRRPLLFRRTTDYTQMAVYMIQGIDGQTHHVLYMGTDEGWLHKAVEVEGELHIIEELQVFEEQQPVNNVLISTKQMSVYVGSPSGVVQLPLSNCRRYTSCYDCIFARDPHCAWDGAQCVDILAHVDRSTLIQDIQHGNRGCENTQTDVVLRSRTVRVGDDVLLQCELSSNLATPLWTLDGSELQGYGLNSGFRTGTDGLLIIEARQDQSGLYTCYAVENNIKVGIVTYNVTICLDVQPPPPVEPTEDLYSIFTTVAPPTEHASSERPLPPPPAPLLPHSELLSPRNMEAMYLSLITILGGLCVVLTVVLVYVGFCLRVGHRGKYSLRAAAAAYPNSKKNNRNRKQHRNSSHMELKTISSHCNGNGICNGVSKQHNGGTQDGGFLQIVPGEGHPSPNKGPPPPAPPLPPTPQLPSPECDFPNGLSATLPSVLRRMNGNSYVLLRQSDSENTSPSCYSFAEELNKILEKRKHTLLLPRPDESSV, encoded by the exons ATGAGACGCTCGGCGGAGATGCAGGGAGCTCGATCCTCTGCGCTGCGGCTCCTGCTGCtaatctgctgtgtgtgtgcgacagcCGGCTACCCATTCAAAACGCCCCTGGACCTGGATGTGATTCCACGCGTTACAGTGTTGAGCAATG GTCTCCAGGGCTGCAGGCGTTTCCAGTCCTCTGCAGTCAACTACAGCACCATGTTGCTGGAGGCTGACAGTGAGCGGCTCTACGTTGGGGCCCGGGGGGCTGTATTCGCTCTCAATGCCTCTGACATCTCAGCCAGCTCTGCTCCCACT ATTGAGTGGGAGGCCTCCTCCGAGCAAAAACGTCAGTGTCTGCTCAAGGGAAAAGACAATAAG aCGGAGTGTTTTAATCACATCCGCTTCCTCCAGAGGTTCAACTCGACTCATCTCTACATGTGTGGGACTCATGCCTTCAGACCCCTCTGTGCATACATA GACGAGGAGAGGTTTGTCATGTCATCTCAGCCTGAAGAGGGCAGAGACAAATGTCCTTATGGCCCGACAACGGGTTACACTGCCCTCATCATCG ACCAGCAGATGTATACAGCTTCTCAGTATGAGTTCAGGAGCTTTCCAGATATCCGCCGAAACTCTCCATCTCCCACATTGAAGACAGAAGATGCCCCCACACGCTGGCTGAATG AGGCAGACTTTGTGGGTTCTGCGTTGGTGAGGGAGAGTTTGGGCAGCAGTACGGGCGACGATGATAAGATCTACTTCTTCTTCACGGAAAGGAGCCAGGAGCAAACAACAACGTACAGCCACAGCAGGGTGGCACGAGTCGCCCGTGTTTGTAAA GGGGACCGGGGAGGCCATTTAACTCTCCAGAAACGCTGGACATCCTTCCTCAAGGCCAGGCTGACATGTTCTCTGCCTGAGTACGACTTCCACTTCAACATGCTGCGCAGCATGTTCGTTATGCCTGGAAACACACCGCAGGACACACTCTTCTATGGCATATTCGGCCTGGAGTG GAAAAATGTGAAGGCGTCTGCGGTGTGTCGGTTCTCTCTGTCTGAAGTCCAAGAGGCTTTTCAAGGACCCTACATGGAAAACCAGGACTCTGGCTCTAAATGGAAGGAATATACCGGAAAGATCCCTGACCCACGACCTGGAACg TGTATAACTGACGCTCTAAGGGCCAGGGACATGAACGTGTCCACCTCTCTGCCTGATGATGTGCTGGACTTTGTCAGGAGGCATCCTCTGATGTCCCAGCAGATCCAGCCGTCAGACAGACGCCCACTTTTGTTCAGGAGGACCACAGACTACACCCAAATGGCTGTATACATGATCCAAGGCATAGACGGACAAACACACCATGTATTATACATGGGCACAG ATGAAGGCTGGTTACATAAAGCTGTAGAAGTTGAGGGGGAGCTGCACATTATCGAGGAGCTTCAAGTCTTTGAGGAGCAGCAGCCTGTTAACAACGTACTAATATCTACAAAACAG ATGAGCGTATACGTGGGCTCTCCATCAGGCGTGGTGCAGCTTCCCCTCTCTAACTGTCGCAGATACACCTCTTGCTACGACTGCATCTTTGCCAGGGACCCTCACTGTGCCTGGGACGGAGCCCAGTGTGTGGACATACTGGCACATGTAGACAG ATCCACTTTAATCCAGGACATCCAGCATGGCAACAGAGGATGTGAGAACACACAAACTG ACGTTGTCCTGCGGAGCCGTACCGTGCGGGTGGGTGATGacgtgctgctgcagtgtgagctCAGTTCCAACCTGGCGACGCCTCTCTGGACTCTGGATGGCAGCGAGCTGCAAGGCTACGGCCTCAACTCTGGCTTCAGAACCGGCACCGATGGACTGCTGATCATCGAGGCCCGGCAGGACCAGAGTGGGCTGTACACCTGCTACGCTGTTGAGAACAATATCAAGGTCGGCATAGTTACCTATAATGTCACTATCTGCCTGGACGTGCAGCCGCCCCCACCTGTAGAGCCAACTGAAGACCTTTACAGTATCTTCACCACCGTGGCACCACCCACTGAACATGCCTCCTCCGAGAGGCCCCTGCCGCCACCCCcagcccctctcctcccccactCAGAGCTGCTCTCCCCCAGGAACATGGAGGCCATGTACCTGTCCCTGATCACCATCCTCGGAGGCCTGTGCGTGGTGCTCACCGTGGTCCTTGTCTATGTGGGTTTCTGCCTGCGTGTGGGCCACAGAGGGAAGTATTCATTacgtgctgcagctgctgcctaCCCGAACAGTAAGAAGAACAACaggaacagaaaacagcacagaaactccTCTCACATGGAGCTGAAGACCATCTCGAGCCACTGTAACGGGAACGGCATTTGTAATGGAGTTTCAAAGCAGCATAACGGCGGCACCCAGGACGGAGGTTTCCTTCAGATTGTCCCCGGCGAGGGTCACCCATCACCCAATAAGGGGCCTCCGCCCCCGGCACCTCCTCTCCCACCGACTCCACAACTTCCCTCTCCGGAGTGTGACTTCCCCAACGGGCTGTCGGCCACGCTCCCCAGTGTCCTGAGGAGGATGAATGGCAACAGCTACGTGCTGCTGAGGCAGAGCGACTCTGAAAACACCTCACCCAGCTGCTACTCCTTTGCCGAGGAGCTCAACAAGATCTTAGAGAAGAGGAAGCACACTCTACTGCTGCCCAGGCCAGATGAGAGCTCCGTGTAG